The Lates calcarifer isolate ASB-BC8 linkage group LG14, TLL_Latcal_v3, whole genome shotgun sequence genome has a segment encoding these proteins:
- the LOC108902169 gene encoding zona pellucida sperm-binding protein 3: protein MNRALTSLFSLQNMAFLVKYTELVSLFMVLLCLGIASFAEKTLESLGLEIKCGEVKVRITVKRQFFEERRIPFKPDHLRLGAKSTQERSCGPKEQMSDQAMVISAGLQQCGTESSAHGEWLVYSNQLFLFPAVVLTSSGSAIVRGATTVIPVECHYKRKQTVNATPLTPTWLPMTSTISVFGLLHFSLRTMTDDCTSIRSSTEYQQGEAVFLEASVEAPLHPPLTVYVDSCVATLKPEPLSLPSYKFVTKQGCLMDSVLPGSSSKFLLRKQDNRLCFSVQAFHFKQESGEQMFISCHLRAALKQNSHSHLYKACFFHRPTFSWRAADGDDGLCECCDSDCLTQTGEENNIPTGHTTQSDTEKKHEADITVGPLHTLPSSHWTGHLSVNH, encoded by the exons ATGAATCGCGCACTCACTagcttgttttctcttcaaaacaTGGCCTTCTTAGTAAAATACACAGAGCTGGTCTCACTTTTCATGGTTCTGCTATGTTTGGGCATCGCTTCTTTTGCCGAAAAAACTCTGGAAAGCCTTGGACTCGAAATAAAATGCGGAGAAGTCAAAGTGAGAATAACCGTGAAGCGACAGTTTTTCGAGGAGAGACGGATTCCGTTCAAACCTGACCATCTTCGACTTGGTGCAAAATCAACACAGGAGAGGTCATGCGGACCAAAGGAACAAATGTCTGACCAGGCAATGGTCATCTCTGCCGGGCTACAACAATGTGGGACTGAGTCCAGT GCTCATGGTGAATGGCTGGTGTACTCCAaccagctgtttctgtttcctgctgtggtTCTTACCTCTTCAGGCAGTGCAATAGTAAGGGGAGCAACTACTGTCATACCTGTTGAGTGCCACTATAAGAG AAAGCAGACAGTGAATGCAACACCTTTAACCCCAACCTGGCTACCCATGACATCCACTATCAGTGTGTTTGGCCTTCTGCACTTCTCCCTTCGTACCATGACAG ATGACTGTACATCTATACGTAGTTCTACAGAGTACCAGCAGGGGGAAGCAGTGTTTTTGGAGGCCAGTGTAGAGGCCCCACTGCACCCTCCTCTAACTGTGTATGTAGACTCCTGTGTGGCCACGCTGAAGCCTGAACCTCTGTCCTTGCCAAGCTACAAGTTTGTCACCAAGCAGGG ATGTCTTATGGACAGTGTATTGCCGGGGTCTTCATCTAAATTTCTCCTTAGGAAGCAAGATAACAGACTATGCTTCAGTGTCCAAGCCTTTCACTTCAAGCAGGAGTCTGGGGAACAG ATGTTCATCAGCTGCCACCTTAGGGCTGCTCTAAAACAAAACTCACATAGCCACCTTTATAAAGCCTGCTTCTTCCACAGGCCGACATTCAG ctGGCGTGCTGCAGATGGAGATGATGGTCTGTGTGAATGCTGTGACTCTGACTGCTTAACACAGACTGGAGAAGAGAATAATATCCCCACTGGACACACAACTCAATCAGATACAG aaaaGAAGCACGAAGCTGACATAACAGTTGGGCCACTTCACACCCTGCCAAGCTCCCATTGGACAGGTCATCTGTCAGTCAATCACTAG
- the ufsp1 gene encoding inactive Ufm1-specific protease 1 yields the protein MDKRLVTAGSEEIDWGGSRAEEGKIMKKNKTLSKNVHTDLPNPLSDPVKCTLIKGDYLYFHYGCDGQDDRGWGCGYRTIQTMSSWLCYNCSPPKYQNRPPPSLPEIQQALVSIGDKPGSFSGSREWVGTFEASLALDCFYDVPCKLVHIRGGAAELEQVAVEELHQHFEKHGSPVMMGGDRDNSSKGIFGVCTGDKGSYLLVVDPHYYGCHLEKAELQRQGWVAWKRISSLDQTSFYNLCMPQTAKK from the coding sequence ATGGATAAAAGGCTTGTAACTGCGGGATCTGAAGAGATTGACTGGGGAGGAAGTAGAGCTGAAGAGGGGAAGATTATGAAGAAGAACAAAACTTTATCAAAGAATGTCCACACTGATCTTCCTAATCCACTTTCAGATCCTGTGAAATGTACTCTGATAAAAGGAGACTATCTCTACTTCCATTATGGCTGTGATGGACAAGATGACAGAGGCTGGGGATGTGGCTACCGCACCATTCAAACAATGTCTTCCTGGCTTTGCTATAACTGTTCTCCACCTAAGTACCAAAACAGACCTCCACCGAGCCTCCCGGAAATTCAGCAAGCCTTGGTTTCAATAGGGGACAAGCCAGGCTCCTTCTCGGGCTCCAGGGAGTGGGTAGGAACATTTGAGGCCTCCCTGGCCCTTGATTGTTTTTATGATGTTCCCTGTAAATTGGTACATATTAGAGGTGGAGCAGCAGAGCTGGAGCAGGTTGCAGTGGAAGAGCTCCATCAGCACTTTGAGAAGCATGGGTCTCCAGTCATGATGGGAGGGGACAGGGACAACTCCTCTAAGGGGATATTCGGGGTGTGCACTGGGGACAAGGGGAGCTACCTGTTAGTCGTTGACCCTCACTACTATGGATGTCATCTGGAGAAGGCCGAGCTGCAGAGGCAAGGGTGGGTGGCCTGGAAAAGAATATCATCTTTGGATCAGACTTCATTTTATAATCTGTGTATGCCTCAGACGGCcaaaaaatga
- the LOC108902170 gene encoding endonuclease domain-containing 1 protein, which yields MMIPTSANCALTLAAVMAVLICVLLPGVHAGVVVDFNHVERCKDSLYMGTPPRGYFGNSFKKICQRYEDKPRYVTLYDPHRHIPIYSAYTFKKSDGEKKVDFPWMFEPQLASEKSSSNMEPFPQSSSMHMNFEDTQAVLEDYADVVQYERGQLNPDEHQADPLDKASTYTLTNVVPQIREFNLGPWAEHQDLIRKRLNNYCRGKAFVVTGITTSGHTIRRNNLDRVAVPEYMWSAYCCTEFDQNAPYFVRYKFPVFAAYGLNDRVNNHMVEVPLKNLEKFLKGRMDVDKNFQIFYNDCVPDS from the exons ATGATGATACCTACGTCTGCAAACTGTGCCTTAACCCTAGCAGCTGTCATGGCTGTGCTGATCTGTGTGTTGCTACCAGGGGTCCATGCAGGAGTGGTGGTGGACTTTAACCATGTGGAACGCTGTAAAGACTCTCTGTACATGGGCACTCCACCTCGAGGCTACTTTGGCAACTCCTTTAAGAAGATCTGCCAGAGGTATGAGGATAAACCCCGCTATGTCACCCTGTACGACCCCCACAGACACATCCCCATCTATTCTGCCTATACGTTCAAGAAGTCAGATGGGGAGAAGAAAGTGGACTTCCCTTGGATGTTTGAGCCCCAG TTGGCCTCAGAAAAAAGTAGCAGTAACATGGAGCCCTTCCCACAATCTTCAAGCATGCATATGAACTTTGAGGACACCCAAGCAGTCCTTGAGGACTATGCTGATGTGGTTCAGTACGAACGTGGCCAACTAAATCCTGATGAGCATCAAGCTGACCCTCTAGACAAAGCCTCCACCTACACCTTGACGAACGTGGTACCTCAGATCAGAGAGTTCAACTTGGGTCCCTGGGCAGAACACCAGGACCTCATCCGCAAACGCCTCAACAACTACTGCCGTGGCAAAGCGTTTGTGGTCACCGGGATCACCACCTCTGGGCACACGATCCGTCGCAACAACCTGGACCGGGTGGCTGTACCGGAATACATGTGGTCGGCATACTGCTGCACAGAGTTTGACCAGAATGCGCCATACTTTGTGCGCTACAAGTTCCCTGTGTTTGCAGCTTATGGGCTGAATGATCGTGTCAACAACCACATGGTGGAAGTTCCTCTCAAGAACCTGGAGAAGTTCCTCAAGGGGAGGATGGATGTGGACAAGAACTTCCAGATTTTTTATAATGACTGTGTGCCAGATAGCTAA
- the LOC108902171 gene encoding endonuclease domain-containing 1 protein, with protein MAFWVQTAFLLVSLITSVVRGRVEKVLSPECREFFYMGTPPTGLENPSLRFICQIYNKKPRYVTLYNTVDHIPVYSAYTFKRTDGEKCVDVPWMYEPQLSTSSDTDEMQPFPRGYMHMNFEDAQAVLEDYTDAILYERGTLNPDEHHEEPDDKASTYTLTNVVPMVPDFNNIIWNKQEHIIRKRLNNYCRGTAYIITGITTLGKMIRRENMNRIAVPTYIWSAYCCVDFDHNAPYDERYKFPSFAHYGLNEKDNNEVVEISVQKLKEFLKKTTYVAQNFQIFVSDCVPPASSNIK; from the exons ATGGCATTTTGGGTACAGACGGCTTTCTTGCTTGTCAGCTTAATAACATCAGTGGTAAGAGGGAGAGTGGAAAAAGTGCTGTCTCCAGAGTGCAGAGAATTCTTTTACATGGGAACACCACCAACGGGACTGGAGAACCCCTCGCTCCGGTTCATTTGTCAAATCTATAACAAGAAGCCACGCTATGTGACTCTGTACAACACTGTGGACCATATACCTGTCTACTCAGCCTACACCTTCAAACGCACAGATGGGGAAAAATGTGTGGATGTGCCTTGGATGTATGAACCTCAG TTATCCACATCCTCTGACACAGATGAGATGCAGCCCTTCCCACGTGGTTACATGCACATGAATTTTGAAGATGCTCAAGCTGTGCTGGAAGACTATACAGATGCCATCCTCTACGAACGCGGTACCCTCAACCCAGACGAGCATCACGAGGAGCCCGATGACAAGGCCTCCACCTACACCCTGACTAATGTTGTACCCATGGTGCCCGACTTCAACAACATAATCTGGAACAAACAAGAGCACATCATCCGCAAACGGCTCAACAACTACTGCCGCGGAACAGCTTACATCATCACAGGTATCACCACGTTGGGGAAGATGATCCGCCGTGAAAACATGAATCGCATTGCAGTGCCAACGTACATATGGTCAGCTTACTGCTGTGTTGACTTTGACCACAACGCGCCTTACGACGAGCGCTATAAGTTCCCATCTTTTGCTCACTATGGCCTAAATGAGAAGGACAACAACGAAGTGGTGGAAATCTCTGTGCAGAAGCTGAAAGAGTTCCTCAAGAAGACCACCTATGTAGCCCAGAACTTTCAGATCTTTGTCAGTGACTGTGTCCCACCAGCATCAAGTAACATCAAATAA